The genomic segment tttaaatgaaaaataaaatgcaaTATTTATTAGCTCAGATTCTAGATTCATGATAACAGATAGGGTTTGGTCAGTGTAAAATAAAATGCAATATTTATTAGCTCAGACTCCAAATTCATGATAACAGATAGGATTTGGTCAGTGTTCTAAAAGACGTCACGTAGTATCGTCTAAATTGTTGACGATTGCTTTTCGTCCCGAATTTTACAAAAGATGTATCTGGACTTTGCTGCATAAATCGGCGCTCTGGGAACCTGTCTATCCTAGACGGAATAAAATACTTATTTAAAAaacattttgtttaaaaaaaattgaaagcaCATCGCTTTGATCCTAATTTCTATTATTAGAATATTTCAAATGCATTAATATCATACTAACATATTtgttaataaatttaattttttaaaaaatgtaccATAATTTGTACTTCAAACTAATGTCACATGATTTTTATCTTGAATCCGATACATATGAGGtattggaaaaataaaaatatgaagtaTAAGATAGAATTAGAAatatatgtttaaaaaataagtTGTCTAGACGGCCGTTTAGGCACCTATGAGACGGATGGTGTACGTCTACCGCCTAACATTTTATAAAGCACTGGATTTAGTTCAAGCTACCATAAGATCGGACATGATAGATCCAATGGTCAATcatcattgattcaaaaattTTATGAGAGGTCAAAGATAAACATTGATGcatagaaaaataatttttaaaattcttgGATTGAAGTCAGCTTATACTGTGTTTGATTAGAGAAGTCCACGaactaaaaacattattttaaaaaaaattctcaaaaataTATTGTTTAGTTACAAAAACCACTAAAAAATcacttatttaattgtttttataaGACACAATTTCTAAATTTTGGGTTCCTACTTCTAATtctatttaataataaaaagaaaaacattttttatcATTCATACAAATGTCAAAACAACttctattttttaaataagaacactttttaaaaattacacttattaaatgatttttaagttACGACTTCTATATCTAAAATGGCTTTAGTTTCAAAGATGACACCAAATAAATACACAAAGTATTCTTAGTTCTCCCAAACACTTCCTTGTAATTTTCCATGATAAACTAACCTCCCACGTACTCGTGTTAGGAGACAGACCAATGGTAACCGAAGTTAGACACTCGCTCTTAGATTCTTCTTTATTCTTGACTTTTATTAATATGTTGACTAGATGGTAAAAGAATGCAGGTTTGAAAACGCGTTTTTGTCAGCGGCCGACCCCACCCCAAAAGCGGGTCTTAAACTCTGAATTCTAGCACGACTACCGTGTCCTAtagaatttttatatatattagatTTTTTCCACATGCGGTGCGTGTGTACaggtttttttataattatttatggactaaagtgaaatttgataaattatcGAGATACTAATTGTTATTTGAATTgttgtaatttaaaaaaaaaacaaaaatatttttgaaattaaaaaaataaaaacaaaaatgtaaatttgatatcaaatgaggGACAAAATTGATAAAACAAAAAATCGACCAAATATTTGTCTCTATTAGGAAGATTCTTAATAatagtaatatatatttttggacTCGTTTCTTCATCTTGGATTGGCGACGTTACAATTCTTAAAATCGTGTGAACACTTTCCTTCTTCCTTTCCATATATTACAATTCTTAAAATCGTGTGAACACTTTCCTTTCCTTTCCATATATTGTTTCTTCGTCAAATCCaagttaaattttatatttgaacgatgatgatgatatctatatatatatgtattagaGTAGTATTAAAGATGGAATATCTTACTATAATTGAATAATTTAGTTTGTCTTCGGatcgatgaatttcaaatccatatATTTCAAATGTTTTTGTACAGTTAAAAAAAGAACaacataaactttaaatccacGTCTTTCATGTTTATATAATGTTTCATATTAGTTATGATGGATTTCAAATTCACTCAATAATAAatacatttgaaattcattttgCTTTGTGTTATAATATGGTAAATAagtaatatatatttatgatattttctattatttcattgatatcaataaaaatataattgaaattcatagatttcaaattcattcatctaaattcaactttattttttaaaaaaaattgtgggtGCAATTCCACGTTTGATAATGAGTTGAGATTTGCCTTTGGTTTTGGGAAGTAACAATACTAATAAAATATCACTATTATTAACAATTATGCTATTAAATAAGtataacttatatatatacacacatgcgCGCGGAAAGTATGCTATTAAATAAGTATATTTAGCTCTTGAAGAAATTTAGCACCGTAGGAGTTGGAGTGAACATTgtccgatatatatatatatatatatatatatatatatatatatatatatatatatatatatatatatatatatatatacacattaaATTTGATGTGTGAAATTCGAATTCACTTTACACTTTCTTCAAGCTTTATATCAatggacaaaaatttgtgtgagacggtctcacgggtcgtatttgtgagacggatctcttatttgggtcatccattaaaaagtattactttttatgctaagagtattaccatttattgtgaatatgagtagggttgaccctgtctcacagattaagatccgtgagacggtcctCACGTGATACCCACTCTTATCAATGATACATGTTCTACTACTTTAAGGGATAgtatgtcatatatatatatatatatatatatatatatatatatatatatatatatatatatatatatatatatatatatatatatatatattaaatttgatGTGTGAAATTCGAATTCACTTTACACTTTCTTCAAGCTTTATCAATGATACATGTTCTACTACTTTAAGGGATAGTATGTCTGGCATGGGAAATACTGggttttcaataattttttgcATATTCCCGATATTTcggtagccggttggtttaggtTTATGCCTAGTATTTTGGCACGCAGAGTTAAATTTTCTACTTGAATTTGATGGCTCCCTGATGAGAAAAGTGGTCCAGGATCCATTAAATATTTCTACTTCATAGCTCATGATTCGTATTAATGATCAGCCTAGCGCCACACACTTGTATGGCCTTATTGATCATTTGACCTCAGGAGTCCCAACTTGGAATAAATGACACCTACGGGCGGCACACCATTGGCGGATATAAATCCAAACATTTCATACGCTTTGAATTTGATGTCATGGTATAAATTGACATTGCTGGTGTACACAACGTAAATCATTACCATCCATATCGAACTACAGAAATTTAGATACCGGCATCTCTTGGTACCAGTTTGATTTTCTTGATCAAGATTTTAGGATTTGAATCTATCTAATTGTGTAATTGAAGTATAGATGCCAACACTCCTAGTCACGGTAATTATGAGCTCGTAAAAGATATATGATTTGAATCTTATGAAACCATAGATGCTGGGAGGGTTTGCTTCGTAATTTGTTGAATTTGGTTTGTAGTATTAGGGGTCGGTCCAGTCCTTTGGATCTAAAAATagagatatttggatgaattatTTGGTTATTTTGGTTTTGTTCATAAATATCATGATAGAAGATCTTCTGGAATCCAAGATGAAGGGCAATTCAAAAAATTATAGGGGGACGACCGGATCGCATTTTTTAGGTATCAGTGGACATCAAAGTTTGAATGGCAGAtaacaatgatctgaagacgaGTTAAATTGTTATTGCTATATGGACGAATATTTGATGTCTATCGGCTTTCAATAGATGTAATGCAAATTGTCGTTATTCACAATTTTACCATTATAAATGTCAATAATCGCCATagcattcaaaataaatatatgattcTACATTAGTTTTAGCATTACTATATACGATGAGTAAAATCAATGGCAAATCATATCTGAAGATACGCGATCTTCAGTCTTCAGAAGAGGTAATGGtgggaaataatattttttagaaaaattgattttttatttcttgAAACTTCACATGAAAAAAGTGGAGAGTACATATTTCAAAGATGCAAGTGGCCTAAATATATTGCGGATTGTACAAGAAGAACaaacttaaatttttaattCCTAATCCCATGCAAGGTCGGTTATATTTCTTACATTTGGtcccaatattatattttatattgggAATTTGTAGAACAATATCCAGCAGAATCTGCAGGCTGGGCATATTCTTgccaaataaattattttaaactcATCATCAACAAAATAAAAGAATGTACAAATGCTTCACTCAAGTAATCCCTTTTGAATATTTCTCTATATATTCAAAACCTCTGATTATTCAAAGCGCTTCACTCAAAATTAAActtgtatattcatcaatatacCATTAAAAAAACCATAAAGAAAGGGATTATTCCTCTAATCTACAGGTTCTTTTCTCTTTTGGAACTGATGAAACAGGGCCAGCACCCAGATAGGAAGCCATTTCTTGTTCTGCAtcagaaaacaataaaaatattctTCATTATTATGCTTTGTTCTGCGCAGAATTTCAGAACTTGATTGTCATGAAATCAATGAAGCTTATCTTTTCGATAGGGAcggatttattttattttctgttttAGGAAGTGAAACTAACAGAGGCATACCAAATCTTCATCTTAATTCTTACATACTGCCCAGTCTGCCCCACAGTTTCAAGTTCCAAGTcactttttttaaacaaaaaaaaatcaacaaaatttcttCACGGTTTTATATTCTTGATCAAGTTAAGAACAACAAAGTGCATCCCCCACTGAGAAGGTCAAAAGAAACACCAGAATTTGACATACCTAGTTTCTCTGGTGCTCCGGCGGCCACTACTGTCGCTGCTGCCGCTGCTGCCACTATTATTACTCGTTCTGCTACTATCACTGTCGCCCGAACCCGTGAATCTCTTCTTCCACCAATCTTTTTCAGCTACCCCCTTTACTATCTCAGGCTTGGGAGAAACTTTGCCGCTATTGTTACTCGAAAAGCCCTTCTTTTTCTTGGACTTGAAGGAAAAGGGAAACACCATGTTCAGAAACAGCCCCTTGTTTTCAAAACTCCCGCTTCTCATCATTTTCTTTTCATGCTTCTTGTAACTCTCTTGCTTCTTCACCTTGACCCCTTCCCTCTGCTGCGGATTTCTCGACGATCTTTCATATTTCGGCGATGCTGTTCCCGTTTGATCCGAGGTGGGATTCTCGACAAGGTCTCTTAAGGTAAGTTCGTAGGATGATTCGGGCATGTTCTTCACCATTTCCATGAGCTCCCACTGCCCCCTAACAATGGCTTGTGTTCTTGAATTTGGCGATAAAGACCTGTAATTATGGTCCCCTAAAAGGGGCTCTGAGGGACTTTTTGGTGGGCTTGGATGGTTCTTCCATAAGGGTGGGGAGCAAACACCAGAATCGTCAGCTTCCATGGATTCCCGATGATGTTCAGGCCGAAACATAACTATTTTTTCGCCGCACGTGTTGCTATGATTACCGCCATCATCATCTTGAGATGAATTTCTAACATCTTCTATGAAATTATCGGAGATATAACTATAACCTTGGCGATCGTGTGTTCTTGGATCATACATGATCTGTTCTTGGAGTGAAAATGGGGCAAAATTTGGAGGAAATGGACGAGTATGGTTGTGGTTGGATTGTTATCAATGAGTTTAGGTTATCTTCTAATTAATTGAATGAGATAAAATAACGGTAAATTAGAGAAAAATACATCTGTGCATGATTTgtttaagattcagtacccaacagaatttttttgtattttagtacCTGACAAAAGACCACCTTAGTTTTTACTACATGTTTAAtgtatttttacatttttacccttttaattaataaaaaatatataaatatttatttttgttgtacATTTTCTCTTTCCACTCATTAATcccgatgcatttggatgacatgtatatttaatttaaatatttttttattaaaaaaacaaattcacaactaattgaattttttgaaatacttagttttgcttgtgaaatacttagtttcaattttaaaatacttgattcagtaaatgaaatactcagaatgtttattaaaaactggatattcgaatatgcattaaaaaaaacaaattcgcaactaattgaattttttgaaatacttagttttacttgtgaaatacttaatttaaattttaaaatacttgatttagtaaatgaaatactcagaatgtgtattaaaaaactggatattcgagtattcatttaaaaaaaaacaagttcgcaactaattgaattttttgaaatatttagttttacttatgaaatacttaatttaaatattaaaatacttgatttagtaaataaaatactcagaatgtgtattaaaaagctggatattcgaaaatgcatttaaaaaaaaaacaaatttgcaactaattgaattttttgaaatacttagttttacttgtgaaatacttaatttcaattttaaaatacttgatttagtaaatgaaatactcaaaatgtgtattaaaaaactggatattcgagtatgcatataaaaaaaaacaagttcgcaactaattgaattttttgaaatacttagttttacctcagaatgtgtattaaaaactggatattcgaatatgcatttaaaaaaacaaattcgcaactaattgaattttttgaaatacttagttttacttgtgaaatacttacttttaattttaaaatacttgatttagtaaatgaaatactcagaatgtgtattaaaaactggatattcgaatattcattttaaaaaaaaaaacaaattcgcaactaattgaattctttgaaatacttagttttacttgtaaaataattacttttaattttaaaatacttgatttagtaaatgaaatactcagaatgtgtattaaaaaactggatattcgaatatgcatttaaaaaaatcgcaactaattgaattttttgaaatacttagttttacttatgaaatacttaattttaattttaaaatacttgatttagtaaatgaaataatcagaatgtgtattaaaaaactagatattcgaatatgtattaaaaaaaatcccaACTAATTGacttttttgaaatacttagtttttcttatgaaatacttaattttaattttagaatacttgatttagtaaatgaattactcagaatgtgtattaaaaaactggatattggAATATCCAacgcaagttcaccaaatgctcgcatttccatccaagatccatttgtatgacatgttcatttcatttaattattttttttattgttaaaaaaacaaattcgcaactaagcattgaattttttcaagtacttagttttacttgcgaaatacctaatttcgaTTTAAAAtagttgatttggtaaataagatactcagaatgggtattaaaatactggaaattcgaatatgcaacgtaagttcaccaaatgctcgcattctatccaagatgcatttggatgaca from the Primulina eburnea isolate SZY01 chromosome 3, ASM2296580v1, whole genome shotgun sequence genome contains:
- the LOC140825698 gene encoding uncharacterized protein → MYDPRTHDRQGYSYISDNFIEDVRNSSQDDDGGNHSNTCGEKIVMFRPEHHRESMEADDSGVCSPPLWKNHPSPPKSPSEPLLGDHNYRSLSPNSRTQAIVRGQWELMEMVKNMPESSYELTLRDLVENPTSDQTGTASPKYERSSRNPQQREGVKVKKQESYKKHEKKMMRSGSFENKGLFLNMVFPFSFKSKKKKGFSSNNSGKVSPKPEIVKGVAEKDWWKKRFTGSGDSDSSRTSNNSGSSGSSDSSGRRSTRETRTRNGFLSGCWPCFISSKREKNL